One part of the Sporosarcina ureae genome encodes these proteins:
- a CDS encoding 50S ribosomal protein L25/general stress protein Ctc: MSTIQSKSRETDKKSVSELRKNGWIPSVVYGYKTESTPIAVKERDLLDTLRETGRNGVIKLTVEDKDVNVVLNDYQSDVLTGFLTHADFLAINMTEELEVDVAINLVGTSPGEKEGGTVQQPVWEVTIRVKPSDIPDHIDVDVSELQIGETILVSDIRDKVKFEILTEDEVGLVTISAPRTEAELEALDEATESTEAEPEVIGEDKEEK; this comes from the coding sequence ATGAGCACAATTCAGTCGAAATCAAGAGAAACTGACAAGAAATCAGTAAGCGAATTACGAAAAAATGGATGGATTCCTTCCGTAGTTTATGGTTACAAAACGGAAAGCACACCAATCGCAGTAAAAGAACGCGATCTTCTAGACACACTTCGTGAAACAGGAAGAAATGGCGTAATCAAATTGACTGTTGAAGATAAAGATGTAAACGTTGTACTAAACGATTACCAGTCTGACGTATTGACTGGTTTCCTTACACACGCTGACTTCTTAGCGATCAACATGACAGAAGAGCTTGAAGTAGACGTAGCAATCAACCTAGTTGGAACTTCTCCAGGTGAAAAAGAAGGCGGAACTGTTCAACAACCAGTATGGGAAGTTACAATCCGCGTAAAACCTTCTGATATTCCTGATCATATCGACGTTGATGTTTCTGAACTTCAAATCGGAGAAACGATTCTTGTTAGCGATATTCGCGACAAAGTGAAGTTTGAAATCCTAACTGAAGATGAAGTAGGATTAGTAACAATCTCTGCACCACGTACTGAAGCTGAACTAGAAGCATTGGATGAAGCTACTGAAAGCACTGAAGCAGAGCCGGAAGTAATCGGTGAAGATAAAGAAGAAAAATAA
- the pth gene encoding aminoacyl-tRNA hydrolase, whose product MKLLIGLGNPGKNYENTRHNIGFQVIDELAKRFQAPAFQQKFNGLFTTVHTSEGKVILLKPMTYMNLSGECVRPLADYFEVNDEEIVVLYDDLDLPAGKIRLRQKGSAGGHNGMKSLIAHLGTSEFNRIRIGVDRPTGGMKVADYVLSPFSKDEQPLIEDAIQKSADACEEWTTKKTPFLEVMNKFNG is encoded by the coding sequence ATGAAATTACTAATTGGTCTCGGAAATCCCGGGAAGAACTATGAAAACACGCGTCACAATATTGGATTTCAAGTCATTGATGAATTAGCTAAACGCTTTCAAGCACCAGCGTTCCAGCAAAAGTTTAATGGGCTATTTACAACTGTCCATACGTCTGAAGGTAAAGTGATTTTACTGAAGCCGATGACGTATATGAACTTGTCTGGAGAATGCGTTCGCCCTTTAGCGGATTATTTTGAAGTAAATGATGAAGAAATTGTTGTGTTATACGATGATTTAGATTTACCTGCAGGAAAGATTCGACTTCGACAAAAAGGAAGTGCTGGCGGCCACAATGGCATGAAATCGCTCATTGCACACCTAGGCACGTCTGAATTCAATCGTATCCGTATCGGTGTTGACCGTCCGACTGGTGGTATGAAAGTCGCTGACTATGTATTATCCCCGTTTAGCAAAGACGAGCAGCCATTGATTGAAGATGCGATACAAAAAAGTGCAGATGCTTGTGAAGAATGGACGACAAAAAAGACACCATTCCTCGAAGTGATGAATAAATTTAACGGATAA
- a CDS encoding anti-sigma-F factor Fin, with amino-acid sequence MIRYSCNHCQTEMGSIPFESAKETISQLDDADKSSYLSVDPDGGLHIRCICEHCEQSLQTFPDYYTLKKWLQ; translated from the coding sequence ATGATCCGTTATTCTTGCAATCACTGCCAGACGGAAATGGGTTCCATTCCATTTGAATCAGCCAAGGAAACTATTAGTCAGTTAGACGACGCAGATAAAAGTTCATATTTATCCGTAGATCCGGATGGTGGCTTGCACATACGATGTATTTGTGAACACTGCGAGCAATCATTGCAGACGTTCCCGGATTATTACACCTTAAAGAAATGGTTACAATAA